One Prinia subflava isolate CZ2003 ecotype Zambia chromosome 17, Cam_Psub_1.2, whole genome shotgun sequence DNA segment encodes these proteins:
- the ARPC1A gene encoding actin-related protein 2/3 complex subunit 1A, which produces MSLHQFLLEPITCHAWNRDRTQIAISPNNHEVHIYKKSGNQWVKAHELKEHNGHITGIDWAPKSDRIVTCGADRNAYVWSQKDGVWKPTLVILRINRAATFVKWSPLENKFAVGSGARLISVCYFESENDWWVSKHIKKPIRSTVLSLDWHPNNVLLAAGSCDFKCRVFSAYIKEVDEKPASTPWGSKMPFGQLMSEFGGAGSGGWVHSVSFSASGNRLAWVSHDSTVSVADASKNMMVSQLKTEFLPLLSVSFVSENSVVAAGHDCCPMLFNCDERGVLSFVSKLDIPKQNIQRNISAMERFRNMDKRATTEDRNTTLETLHQNSITQVSIYEIDKRDCRKFCTTGIDGAMTIWDFKTLESSIQGLRIM; this is translated from the exons ATGTCTCTACATCAGTTCCTGCTGGAGCCAATCACCTGCCATGCCTGGAACAGAGACCGTACTC aGATTGCCATTAGCCCTAATAACCATGAAGTGCACATCTACAAGAAGAGTGGGAACCAGTGGGTGAAGGCTCATGAGCTGAAGGAACACAATGGGCACATCACAG GTATTGACTGGGCTCCCAAAAGCGACCGCATCGTGACGTGCGGCGCCGACCGCAACGCGTACGTGTGGAGCCAGAAGGACGGCGTGTGGAAACCCACCCTGGTCATCCTCAGGATCAACAGGGCCGCCACCTTCGTCAAGTGGTCACCCCTGGAGAACAAGTTTGCTGTGGGAAGTGGAGCCCGACTCATATCTGTGTGTTACTTTGAGTCTGAAAATGACTG gTGGGTGAGCAAACACATTAAAAAGCCCATTCGTTCCACTGTCCTCAGCCTGGACTGGCACCCCAACAAtgtcctgctggctgcaggatcCTGTGACTTCAAGTGCAG ggTGTTCTCTGCTTACATTAAGGAAGTGGATGAAAAGCCAGCCAGCACACCCTGGGGCTCCAAGATGCCTTTTGGGCAGCTGATGTCGGAGTTTGGGGGCGCAGGCAGCGGAGGGTGGGTGCACAGCGTCAGCTTCTCCGCCAGCGGCAACCGCCTGGCCTGGGTCAGCCACGACAGCACCGTGTCAGTGGCTGATGCCTCCAAAAACATGAT GGTTTCGCAGCTGAAAACAGAGTTCCTCCCACTCCTGAGCGTGTCCTTTGTCTCTGAGAACAGCGTGGTGGCAGCT GGCCACGACTGCTGCCCCATGCTCTTCAACTGTGACGAGCGTGGCGTGCTGAGCTTCGTCTCCAAACTGGACATTCCCAAGCAGAACATCCAGCGCAACATCTCCGCCATGGAGCGCTTCCGCAACATGGACAAGAGAGCCACCACGGAGGACCGCAACACCACGCTGGAGACACTGCACCAGAACAGCATCAC CCAAGTGTCTATTTATGAGATAGACAAACGGGATTGTCGGAAATTCTGCACCACCGGCATCGACGGAGCAATGACCATCTGGGATTTTAAG ACTTTAGAGTCCTCCATCCAAGGGCTACGAATCATGTAA
- the ARPC1B gene encoding actin-related protein 2/3 complex subunit 1B, whose amino-acid sequence MAYHSFLLEPISCHAWNKDRTQIALCPNNHEVHIYRKDGAKWSKIHELKEHNGQVTGIDWAPESNRLVTCGTDRNAYVWTLKGSVWKPTLVILRINRAARCVKWSPKENKFAVGSGSRLISICYFEQENDWWVCKHIKKPIRSTVLSLDWHPNNVLLAAGSCDFKCRIFSAYIKEVEERPSPTPWGSKMPFGELMFESSSSCGWVHSICFSASGFRVAWVSHDSTLCLADAGKKMAVASLCTETLPLLAVTFITENSLVAAGHDCCPMLFTYEESQGALTFGGKLDVPKQSSQRGLTARERFQNLDKKASSDTANATLDTLHKNSISQISVLTGGKDKCSQFCTTGMDGGMSIWDVKSLESALKDLKIK is encoded by the exons ATGGCCTACCACAGCTTCCTGCTGGAGCCCATCAGCTGCCACGCCTGGAACAAGGACCGCACCC AGATCGCCCTGTGCCCCAACAACCACGAGGTTCACATCTACCGCAAGGATGGGGCCAAGTGGAGCAAAATCCACGAGCTGAAGGAGCACAACGGGCAGGTGACAG GCATCGACTGGGCCCCGGAGAGCAACCGGCTGGTGACGTGCGGCACCGACCGCAACGCCTACGTGTGGACCCTCAAGGGCAGTGTCTGGAAGCCCACCCTGGTGATCCTGCGCATCAACCGCGCCGCCCGCTGCGTCAAGTGGTCCCCCAAAGAGAACAAATTCGCTGTGGGCAGCGGCTCCCGCCTCATCTCCATCTGCTACTTCGAGCAGGAGAACGACTG GTGGGTTTGCAAGCACATCAAGAAGCCCATCCGCTCGACGGTGCTCAGCCTCGACTGGCACCCCAACAACGTCCTGCTGGCCGCTGGCTCCTGTGACTTCAAGTGCAG GATCTTCTCAGCCTACATCAAGGAGGTGGAGGAGCGGCCCAGCCCCACGCCCTGGGGCTCCAAGATGCCCTTTGGGGAGCTGATGTTCGAGTcgagcagcagctgtgggtgggTGCACAGCATCTGCTTCTCGGCCAGCGGCTTCCGCGTGGCCTGGGTGAGCCACGACAGCACCCTGTGCCTCGCCGACGCCGGCAAGAAGATGGC TGTCGCCTCCCTGTGCACCGAGACCCTGCCCCTGCTGGCTGTCACCTTCATCACCGAGAACAGCCTGGTGGCCGCG GGCCACGACTGCTGCCCGATGCTGTTCACCTACGAGGAGAGCCAGGGGGCCCTGACCTTCGGGGGGAAGCTGGATGTCCCCAAGCAGAGCTCCCAGCGCGGCCTCACCGCCCGCGAGCGCTTCCAGAACCTGGACAAGAAAGCGAGCTCGGACACGGCCAACGCCACCCTGGACACCCTGCACAAGAACAGCATCag CCAGATCTCAGTGCTGACGGGCGGAAAGGACAAGTGCTCCCAGTTCTGCACCACGGGGATGGACGGGGGCATGAGCATCTGGGATGTCAAG